A window of the Desulforapulum autotrophicum HRM2 genome harbors these coding sequences:
- a CDS encoding heavy metal translocating P-type ATPase: MVCVKNIHVSGMSCGHCVNSVTQTLEAIQGVSSARVSLEDSTAEVTFDQEAVDLETLKAAIREKGFGTEAPSPINNKPFTIIAPKNVEPPFARQRQPVETSFKIEGMSCANCSNTIEKTLKKSKGIEKVSINFSMEKGFVTYDPSLVDEQGIFEIVQRAGYTAFSQEEKRTEDSPIAQKERFRFIFAASLTIPLVFLMYTMPFGHANTNYSMGLLATLVMVVSGRTFYEGAFHSLKNRSANMDVLIALGISAAYFYSLFSLLVLDPAAHTFFDSAAMLITFILLGKMIEAKAKGQTGEALEKLISLGADRARILVNGSEHMVKASEIKKGDFFSVRPGETIPVDGEIVEGTTTIDESMITGEAIPADKIKGDPVTGATINQTGAITARAVRVGKETMLARIVKMVEEAQADKAPIQRLADTVSNYFVPVVVIAAILTFIVWNFVVEYPPPLGITRFLFAFQLMIAVLVVACPCALGLATPTAIMVASGVGLKRGILFKRASVLENISQLDVILFDKTGTLTKGSPRVSAIYPMDHGSEHQVLKIAASLGAASIHPLAHAIVKKAEQAGVSMEKISNQREIPGHGSTGELDGRPVMLGNLKLQPQGSFLSEEAAAAGQQISDTGDSSVYVWQDNTMKGIISLADEIKADSKEAMARLHALGIKTALVSGDNKKAAKRVAQIVGIDEVEAEVLPGDKSRIVKKWQERGYRVAMAGDGINDAPALAQADIGIAVGSGTDIAKETGDVILVNNSLLDVERAIGLGRKTLKTIRINFFWAFFYNLLMIPVAAGLAYPALGLVLKPEWACIAMWLSSLTVVGNSLLLKRYRF, translated from the coding sequence ATGGTTTGTGTTAAGAATATTCACGTATCTGGAATGAGCTGCGGACATTGCGTCAACAGCGTAACCCAGACCCTGGAAGCCATACAGGGCGTAAGTTCGGCAAGGGTCTCCCTTGAAGATTCAACGGCTGAAGTGACCTTTGACCAGGAGGCCGTTGACCTTGAAACTTTAAAGGCCGCCATCAGGGAAAAGGGGTTTGGCACTGAAGCACCCTCGCCAATCAATAACAAGCCGTTTACCATTATTGCCCCGAAAAACGTTGAACCGCCCTTTGCCCGGCAAAGACAGCCGGTTGAAACAAGCTTTAAAATTGAGGGTATGTCCTGTGCCAACTGTTCCAACACCATAGAAAAAACCCTTAAAAAATCCAAGGGCATAGAAAAGGTCTCGATCAATTTCTCCATGGAAAAGGGATTTGTAACCTATGACCCAAGCCTGGTGGATGAGCAGGGCATCTTTGAAATCGTCCAGCGGGCAGGTTATACTGCCTTCAGCCAGGAAGAAAAAAGAACAGAGGATTCTCCCATTGCCCAGAAAGAGCGATTCCGGTTTATTTTTGCAGCAAGCCTGACCATCCCCCTGGTCTTTCTCATGTACACCATGCCCTTTGGCCATGCCAACACCAACTATTCCATGGGCCTGCTTGCCACCCTGGTAATGGTTGTGTCTGGCCGCACCTTTTACGAGGGTGCCTTTCATTCCCTGAAAAACCGTTCGGCAAACATGGATGTCCTCATCGCCCTTGGCATCTCTGCTGCCTATTTTTACAGCCTTTTTTCTTTGCTCGTCCTTGACCCCGCGGCCCATACCTTTTTTGACAGTGCAGCCATGCTCATCACCTTTATCCTGCTGGGCAAAATGATCGAGGCCAAGGCCAAGGGTCAAACAGGCGAGGCCCTTGAAAAACTCATCTCCCTTGGGGCTGACAGGGCAAGGATCCTAGTCAACGGCAGCGAACACATGGTCAAGGCGTCCGAGATAAAAAAAGGCGATTTTTTTTCCGTCCGGCCCGGAGAAACCATTCCGGTTGACGGTGAAATCGTCGAGGGAACCACCACCATTGACGAATCCATGATCACTGGCGAAGCCATTCCTGCGGACAAGATCAAGGGCGACCCGGTAACCGGGGCCACCATCAACCAGACAGGTGCCATCACAGCCAGGGCCGTTCGAGTGGGCAAAGAAACCATGCTCGCAAGGATTGTCAAGATGGTTGAGGAGGCCCAGGCAGACAAGGCCCCGATCCAGAGACTTGCCGACACCGTGTCCAACTACTTTGTCCCGGTGGTGGTCATTGCCGCCATCCTCACCTTTATTGTCTGGAACTTTGTTGTTGAATATCCGCCGCCCTTGGGTATCACCCGGTTTCTCTTTGCCTTTCAGCTGATGATCGCGGTACTGGTTGTGGCCTGCCCCTGCGCCCTTGGCCTTGCCACCCCCACGGCCATAATGGTGGCAAGCGGTGTGGGTCTTAAAAGGGGAATCCTTTTTAAACGGGCCTCAGTGCTTGAAAATATCTCCCAGCTGGATGTGATTCTGTTTGACAAAACCGGCACCCTCACAAAGGGCAGCCCCAGGGTCTCGGCCATTTACCCCATGGACCATGGATCTGAACACCAGGTGCTTAAAATAGCGGCATCCCTGGGGGCCGCATCAATCCATCCCCTGGCCCACGCAATTGTTAAAAAGGCCGAACAGGCGGGTGTCTCCATGGAAAAAATCTCAAATCAACGGGAAATCCCCGGACACGGCTCAACGGGCGAACTTGACGGCAGACCGGTCATGCTTGGCAACCTCAAACTGCAACCCCAGGGAAGCTTTCTTTCAGAAGAGGCCGCAGCAGCCGGTCAGCAGATTTCAGATACCGGAGATTCTTCGGTGTATGTATGGCAGGACAATACCATGAAGGGCATCATCTCCCTGGCTGATGAAATCAAGGCCGATTCAAAAGAGGCCATGGCAAGACTCCACGCCCTTGGCATCAAAACAGCCCTTGTCTCTGGGGACAATAAAAAGGCGGCAAAGCGTGTGGCTCAGATCGTCGGAATTGATGAAGTCGAAGCCGAGGTGCTACCCGGTGACAAGAGTCGGATCGTCAAAAAATGGCAGGAACGGGGTTACCGGGTCGCCATGGCAGGAGACGGCATCAACGATGCCCCGGCCCTTGCCCAGGCAGACATCGGCATTGCCGTGGGTTCAGGAACGGACATTGCCAAGGAGACCGGGGACGTAATCTTGGTCAACAACTCCCTTTTAGACGTTGAACGGGCCATTGGGCTCGGACGAAAGACCCTCAAGACCATACGCATCAATTTCTTCTGGGCCTTTTTCTACAACCTGCTCATGATACCGGTTGCAGCCGGCCTTGCCTACCCTGCCCTGGGGCTGGTTCTCAAACCTGAATG